Proteins encoded in a region of the Raphanus sativus cultivar WK10039 chromosome 8, ASM80110v3, whole genome shotgun sequence genome:
- the LOC108820030 gene encoding uncharacterized protein LOC108820030 isoform X2 — MTTETESSHLTQSSSSLPPQQPQNPVDHLSSNDSSTLEGMNNKGYHIPSSDDFYSCIVFNITQLKNILLSWFNLYEPDNIAREANEELMPVMPQATAESSLVYQSIPCGEQIQKDVVSEMVFAPQSLFSTFPPRQTDGEFEALTKNFKQSEIWNGTHGNNNQEDQTVNTIEGSAYMISRKPFDPIRRPFNPFGPIERPIPRLPSSYELADLGFA; from the exons ATGACAACAGAGACTGAGAGTTCGCACTTGACACAGTCATCATCATCTTTACCTCCTCAGCAACCTCAAAATCCCGTCGATCATCTGAGCTCCAACGATTCATCAACACTAG AGGGAATGAATAATAAAGGATATCATATTCCTTCTTCTGATGACTTTTACAGTTGCATTGTTTTCAACATAACTCAACTTAAG AATATACTACTTAGCTGGTTTAACCTATACGAACCCGATAATATAGCAAGAGAAGCCAACGAAGAGCTCATGCCAGTGATGCCACAAGCTACTGCAGAGTCTAGCCTTGTTTACCAATCTATCCCTTGTGGTGAACAAATTCAAAAAGACGTTGTCTCCGAGATGGTGTTTGCTCCTCAAAGTTTATTTTCCACTTTTCCGCCTCGTCAG ACTGATGGAGAATTCGAGGCATTGACTAAGAACTTCAAGCAGAGCGAGATATGGAATGGTACTCACGGAAACAACAATCAAGAAGATCAAACTGTTAATACTATTGAAGGATCTGCTTACATGATCTCCCGCAAGCCCTTTGATCCTATCAGAAGACCGTTTAATCCGTTTGGCCCTATAGAGCGACCCATCCCACGTTTACCCTCTAGTTATGAACTAGCAGATTTGGGATTTGCATGA
- the LOC108820030 gene encoding uncharacterized protein LOC108820030 isoform X1: MTTETESSHLTQSSSSLPPQQPQNPVDHLSSNDSSTLGLQNEGMNNKGYHIPSSDDFYSCIVFNITQLKNILLSWFNLYEPDNIAREANEELMPVMPQATAESSLVYQSIPCGEQIQKDVVSEMVFAPQSLFSTFPPRQTDGEFEALTKNFKQSEIWNGTHGNNNQEDQTVNTIEGSAYMISRKPFDPIRRPFNPFGPIERPIPRLPSSYELADLGFA; the protein is encoded by the exons ATGACAACAGAGACTGAGAGTTCGCACTTGACACAGTCATCATCATCTTTACCTCCTCAGCAACCTCAAAATCCCGTCGATCATCTGAGCTCCAACGATTCATCAACACTAGGTCTTCAAAACG AGGGAATGAATAATAAAGGATATCATATTCCTTCTTCTGATGACTTTTACAGTTGCATTGTTTTCAACATAACTCAACTTAAG AATATACTACTTAGCTGGTTTAACCTATACGAACCCGATAATATAGCAAGAGAAGCCAACGAAGAGCTCATGCCAGTGATGCCACAAGCTACTGCAGAGTCTAGCCTTGTTTACCAATCTATCCCTTGTGGTGAACAAATTCAAAAAGACGTTGTCTCCGAGATGGTGTTTGCTCCTCAAAGTTTATTTTCCACTTTTCCGCCTCGTCAG ACTGATGGAGAATTCGAGGCATTGACTAAGAACTTCAAGCAGAGCGAGATATGGAATGGTACTCACGGAAACAACAATCAAGAAGATCAAACTGTTAATACTATTGAAGGATCTGCTTACATGATCTCCCGCAAGCCCTTTGATCCTATCAGAAGACCGTTTAATCCGTTTGGCCCTATAGAGCGACCCATCCCACGTTTACCCTCTAGTTATGAACTAGCAGATTTGGGATTTGCATGA